The Aspergillus nidulans FGSC A4 chromosome VII nucleotide sequence tttctcaaAGTTGAACGACCGGCTGTAAagcttcttttccttcttttccttcttcagcgaCTTGCTGGACGAGTGCTTGTGCTTGGGGCTACTGAGGACCTTTGCAGGCCCATTTCCGGCGGACACTGACACGGTATGGCCCAACTGAGGCTCGGACGGCCTTTCGGCTTCCCGTAGAACTTTGGTTCTTGCTTGTGTTGCCGGTTGCTTGCGTTTCGGAAGCTGCTTATATAGACTAGCGACTCGCTCCATGCCAGGGGTACCCTTGTAAGAAACTGCCCATTGCCCAAACAGCTGCTTGCATTTTTCCTTAACCAGAGGATCTGAAACTGGGTCCGTAGCGGCAATTCGCAGTCGTTCAAGCAAAGGTTCGTCTGCGAATTCGCGGTGGAAACGGTCCCCGGCATTTTGAATCAAGAAATCGAGGATCGTTAGTGCCCGTAGCTGGCGGTGGAGGTTTCCGTACTTCCTACAAAATTGTTAGAGTTCTGGCGAAAATACGATGATACAAAAGCTGACAATTTTTTCCGCAGAGCACGAGCAGCCTCAGTAGGACCGCTGGCTTGTATGCGGATGGCCTCGATTAGATCAACAATGCCACTCCAATCTTCGACCTCATATTGTTCGCTGGTAAGGACCTCTATTTGTACGGTGACGGCCGAATACGGCTTCTAGAGGGGCGTCAGTGGTTTCGAATCCCGAGCGAAGATGCAAAGGCTTAAAAACGGCTACGCCGTCAATGCGTGAACCCCGCGCGTATGGGGATTTTTGTGCGGGTACTTAAGGCACTCACCGTTGAGTGGAACATGATGGTATCCCCGCTGGGTAGGTATCTGATATTGACCCGACGACTTTAGTAACTGGGCAGAAGTAGAGTATCCTGATCGCAAACCCAGGCGAAGACTGTCTTCCGGCAGAGCGGATAGAGCCAGTTGCGCAGTCTGGTTAAAATGTTTGCGGTCTCTTCCACTGTTAAAACCCTCCAAGTATCACAACAGGCAACGTTCACGCGGAGAGTTCCACTGCGGATCTGGAGTAGGTATGGCCTGACTCCCAACCAGCCGAGGTGAGAATGATCTGGTCTTGCCCTGCAGACTGCGACAAGCGGCAGGAGACAAGGTAACTGAACCGACCTGTCAAGAGGTTCCTTCATCCGTGGGGGACGATAATATCACAAAGAAGCAGGACCCGTCTGCCTCCCACGTCATGGCTCGTGACCGGCACTCAAATGCGCCGACGGCGCCCCTCGATGGTTGCCCAATTCGGCTTAGTGCGGGGATGTACTGTTACAGCTCACAAGAAGCCAGAAGTTCCTTTGGCTCACTTGAACATTGCTGGCGGCTATCAAAGGCTTAATTCGCGGGCGATAGTGCTGCTGCGCCTTTTCTACCGGTAATTGATCCTCCAGCGAATCCTTTTCTGGGCTTCAATGCGGTTTTGGTCCGCAGACCAAGCAGATCCTTCCTCCACTCACCAGCCCCGTCTCTCACTCTTCGCGGGCGTCGTACTCTGCTCCACTATTGTGTTGGGGGTCAGCGTACTTCTGAAATCTCGACCCCGTTTTACTTATAacttccttcctcttcatcaatcTATCTTCTCACAACCATATTCTCATATCGCAAACATGTCTTACGAACGCGAACGCTACATCGCCGAGCTTGCCGTCCAGCGCGCAACCATCCTCACGCAGAAGGTGTTCAATGAGAAGGCCAAAGGCACCGTCTCGAAGGATGATAAGTCGCCTGTCACCATTGGTGATTTTGGGGCCCAGGCTCTGATCATTCAAGCCATCCGCAAGAATTTTCCTAATGATGAAATCgttgccgaagaagaagctagCACTCTTCGTGAGGATAAAGCCTTGAGCGCCGAGATCTGGAGACTGGTCAAGGACATCAAGCTAGAAGATGCGGAGAGCAACGAGCTTCTCGGTGGTTCCCTCCCCAGTGAAGAGGCCATGCTTGATATCATCGATGAAGGAAAGAGTGCCGGTGGTCCCAAGGGCCGCATTTGGGCTTTGGATCCGATCGACGGCACCAAGGGCTTTCTCCGGGGTGGACAGTACGCTGTCTGCCTcggtcttcttgaagatggcgacgTCAAGGTGGGAGCCATCGGCTGTCCTAACCTCCCAGTCGATGACGCTGCTAccatctcttcctctatCGGTGTCGATCAGAACAGCGGCGCGGGCAACGGAGTGCTGTTCTCTGCCATCAAGGGTGCTGGATCAGTTAGCAGGCCTCTAACGAGCGGTGCTCGGGCCGAAAGCAAATCAATCTCTATGCGCCCGGTTCCTGATATCGCTCAGGCTGTTTTCTGCGAGGGTGTGGAGGCTGGACACTCTGCTCAGGGCGACAACGCTGCCGTTGCCCAGCTCCTTGGGATTACCTCCCCCAGTGTGCGGTTGGACTCACAGGCAAAGTACTGCTCAATTGCGCGGGGAGCGGGGGATATCTACCTCAGACTTCCCGTCAAGAAGGACTACCAggagaagatctgggaccACGCTGCTGGTGATCTCATTGTTCGCGAGGCCGGTGGCCAGGTGACCGATATCTATGGACAAACTCTGGATTTCAGCAAGGGGAGGACTTTGGCTGCCAACAAGGGAGTCGTTGCCGCTCCCAAGGCCATCCAGGACGAAGTAATCAGCGCTGTCAAGAAAGTCTTGAAACTCTGAAGGATACCCTCAAGGTGGCGATATTATGGCAATCCGGAATGTCTTTGATGGATGCATATAATGGAGACCTTTAAAAGTACATAAAATAAAACCTTCGCCGACAAAAAGAAAGGCGCTCGGATATAAATATACAGATAATAACCGACATTCTCCCCAGTCTGTAGACGCGTTTACCGAATCTTTTTCGCCTTCAGCTTGATTGTCTCTCCGTTGATGAAAAtacccttgcccttgtacGGTTCGGGCTTGCGCCATTCCCGGATCTCCGCCGCAAACTGCGTGACCACCTGCTTATCGCTGCCCTGCAGAAGGATACGAGTAGGCTGGGGTGTACTCGCTTGAACGCCTTCTGGAATGCCGAGCTCAATCGGGTGTGAATATCCAGCCTTGAGGGAGACAAATTGCTGACCGGGGTACTCGGGCTCGACGGTGGTCGCTGTTGGCTCAATGCTAGCTCTGTATCCGACACCAACCAGACTCAGGATGCAAATATGGCCTTCCGACACTCCAAGGATGTAGTTCTGCAAGTGGGCTCGGGTGGTTCCTATGCGGCCGCCCCGTTAGACAAACATATATCTTACTAGGGGCAGGGAAAGGACACACCCCACATAGCACGCTGGTGCGGAACAGCGGGATCAGCGACAGTTAGGGACGCTTTCCGAAGGTTCTCATCGTGTGCAATATTGACAAAGGAAGGGATGTTCAACGTTAATTGACCTGCCGCGACAGTCAAGTTAGCCCGTCCTCGAAAAGAGAAAACAAGACGCAACCCACCCAATGGCCCATTAACTTCAACTGCAACCTTAGGTTGGTCTTTACCCGCTCCCCGGCCTTGCACTTGAGGCAGATCGATAAATTTTAAAGAGACCTCGGGGGGTACTGAGACTGGGGCGCCGCCGACTCGAGACTGGGCCCGTAGTGTAGTTGAGAAACATCGTGTTGGTTGGGAGCGTGACAAAGGCGCAGGGAAAGCCGGGCTTCTCTTTGGCAGATAGCCGCGTGCTAGCTGCCTGAAGCAGGTCTGTGGCAGGAAACTCGTCATGGTATTGGATGATGTGCTTTTTTGTTGGAGAGTACTTCTGATCTCCGCTGCGCACGCCGCGGATTTTGTCCTGAGCCAAAGATGGTTAGTTCCACAATTCATCGTGCACGTGACTTGCTTGTATATACGCTCCAAGGCGACGATTTCTTGAAGCAACCTGTTGAAGAATAAGCTTATGATATTTGAACGCTTGCTGATGATGCTCTGATTCATAATGGCGCTAGGTATTTTGATGATTTTAATGTGATTCAAGAATGTTATTGAATCGAGATTCCCGTCTTCTGCCCGTTATATTTCCTTCTCAAAGACAAACATCCGTCACAATCACTCAAGtcttgctcttgtcttcTTAGCGTTTCCTTGCTTAATTCGTTAACATCCCTGTCCATCGTTTATCCATTGCATCCAATAGTCACTTGCCCTTTGAACTTACCACTACTATCACTATTATTTCCGCTATCACTCCTTCTACTCAAAGACCGGTTCTGAGTTAGGATGGAGGCTCGCTTAGTCTCCCTGCTTAGACTTTCCCCTTATATTTTCTTCCTATATACCTTGCTTTTTCCAGTTATCAGTCGTGCAGATGTTACTTTGGAAGGTAAGGTCCTCAAGGATCAAAATCAGCACCCTGTTCACAGTGGATCTAGTGGCTCCATTTCAGATACTCAATTCAATTGAGGACGTCGACCTGGTCACCTTTCTCGACTCGAGAACTCAAAAACACAATGAACTCTTTACAAaagctcttcagctgctcgaAACGCTCAATTCGTCTTCGTCCTGCAATAAGCTTGCCGCCACAAAGCTCGTCTCGTCGTGCAAATCTATAGGTCGAAATGCGGAAAGTACAGGCGGCTCTGACACTTACCTCACTCTGGAACGTGTTCGTTCTCTTTACGCCGCGAGACTGGCAATATGTGAGCTTCGTGAAGCGGGGATACCTACTCCCTCAGCTTGCCGTTCAGTGGATCATTTTCAGCCACCTAGAAGAGGGCTTTGGGGCCGGCACCCCAGGAACAGCTTCGTAACCGACATCGACAATATGCCGAAATCAGACTTTGAGCCATGTATCAGGGTGTTAGAGTCACGGCCCCAATGGTGGACATCTTATAGCAACAGCAAGCAGAATGCAGTAATCATCTGTCAAGCATCGAGGATTGAGATAGACAAGGAAGACATCCTAGAAACCTATAactccatcctccacagctCTGCTAAGCTGAGCGATGGCCTTCATGAAGCGCTTAGAACAGCCGCTGAGGAATCCACCAGGAGTAGGGCCTTTTTGCAATCAACCGAGCTGCTCAGGAAAGAAATGTTGCGGGAAATGCAAGAGTCTACGT carries:
- a CDS encoding mitochondrial 54S ribosomal protein YmL16 (transcript_id=CADANIAT00008416) — its product is MTSFLPQTCFRQLARGYLPKRSPAFPAPLSRSQPTRCFSTTLRAQSRVGGAPVSVPPEVSLKFIDLPQVQGRGAGKDQPKVAVEVNGPLGQLTLNIPSFVNIAHDENLRKASLTVADPAVPHQRAMWGTTRAHLQNYILGVSEGHICILSLVGVGYRASIEPTATTVEPEYPGQQFVSLKAGYSHPIELGIPEGVQASTPQPTRILLQGSDKQVVTQFAAEIREWRKPEPYKGKGIFINGETIKLKAKKIR
- a CDS encoding 3'(2'),5'-bisphosphate nucleotidase (transcript_id=CADANIAT00008415) encodes the protein MRFWSADQADPSSTHQPRLSLFAGVVLCSTIVLGVSVLLKSRPRFTYNFLPLHQSIFSQPYSHIANMSYERERYIAELAVQRATILTQKVFNEKAKGTVSKDDKSPVTIGDFGAQALIIQAIRKNFPNDEIVAEEEASTLREDKALSAEIWRLVKDIKLEDAESNELLGGSLPSEEAMLDIIDEGKSAGGPKGRIWALDPIDGTKGFLRGGQYAVCLGLLEDGDVKVGAIGCPNLPVDDAATISSSIGVDQNSGAGNGVLFSAIKGAGSVSRPLTSGARAESKSISMRPVPDIAQAVFCEGVEAGHSAQGDNAAVAQLLGITSPSVRLDSQAKYCSIARGAGDIYLRLPVKKDYQEKIWDHAAGDLIVREAGGQVTDIYGQTLDFSKGRTLAANKGVVAAPKAIQDEVISAVKKVLKL